One Thiocapsa sp. genomic window, CCGTCGCGCCGCTGTCGACCAGGACGACGCCCTCGGGGGTGACGATAAATCCCAGGTTGGCATTGATGGCATAGTTGTCGTAGGTGCGATTCTCGGTGGGTCCGACCAGTGCGTAGACATCCTCCGCGACCGCTTGTGTCTGCATCTCCCAAGCGAGCGCATTCGCGCCTTGCAGGGTCAAGGCCCCGACAAGACAGATCAGGGTTCCGAGACGAGCGCGATTCACGGACCGAGACGGACATGAGGAGGGATGACGTTGACGAATCAGTAACTTCAAGGTCTTGGCTCCGAATGGGTCAAAGATCGACCGGAATCAAAGGTCAAAGTCGCCGCCGTAAGGCTCGGGTCCTTCCACGACCGGCAGGGTCAGCTCGTTGCCCCAGTGCGACCAGCCGCCGTTGTAGAGCCGCACGTCCTCGTAGCCGAGATGCTTGAGCTGCAGATAGGCCAGGCCCATCCGGAAGCCGTCGTGGCAGTAGATGTAGATCCGTTTGTCCTTGGGAATCGCCGCATAGAGGGCGGCGAGGCTCTCGTCGCTCCGCCACTTGCCGGTCTGACCGTCCACCCCGTCGAGGCTCACGATATTGATCGCGCCCGGGATATGTCCGCCCATGATCGAGTGCCGGATCACCTCGCCGGTATACATGTCGTTCGGGCGCGCATCGAGCAGGACCACGTCCGTATCGCGGCGCGACACGACATCGTCGTAGACGGCGGGCCACTCCACGAAGAGCGCCGGGTCGGCGTCCTTCAGCGTCACCGTACCCGCTGTTTTCGGCGGCGTCGGCTCCTGCTCCAACTCGTTGAAGCCCGTCCATTCGAGGGTTCCGCCGTTGAGGATCTTGACCTGCTCCATGTCGAAGCCGTAGAGGTCGAGCAGG contains:
- a CDS encoding sulfurtransferase; protein product: MSHKPFRALLPLGFVALFALLLVPIQALANPDFLVDADWLADAMDDENTVVLEVRYHPHRYFTVGHIPGAVQVQRFKDLGDNDASPIMRFPDRETFQETLRGWGVNDDSTLVIYDDSSTALAARLYYLLDLYGFDMEQVKILNGGTLEWTGFNELEQEPTPPKTAGTVTLKDADPALFVEWPAVYDDVVSRRDTDVVLLDARPNDMYTGEVIRHSIMGGHIPGAINIVSLDGVDGQTGKWRSDESLAALYAAIPKDKRIYIYCHDGFRMGLAYLQLKHLGYEDVRLYNGGWSHWGNELTLPVVEGPEPYGGDFDL